In Oryza sativa Japonica Group chromosome 2, ASM3414082v1, the following are encoded in one genomic region:
- the LOC9269813 gene encoding uncharacterized protein has translation MIRRFLYMVDIFDKSHGPISRRLRRINPSHLFYPNDALPVPQSSSSATVVEDAPLPPIDMTFCGSTEFMRRSDDKIVSVDRTTRRAILYDPAEHTVRVLPSMVEYKFWTKSFAVGDDLYVMETIPLPDKVDLGRDARPGRSFEALIHREPRPVDGDRIEDECYWRPLPPPPYVHAAGIRTDGQICGYAVVGESHILVSTHSYGAYSFDTASAAWSKVGDWALPFCGRAEFVPEHGLWLGLSVADDGVLGAWDLSSTIHHQQPPPVAHHGCKGFAVPEVPYASHVVHLGAGKLCVAKLFMVAHHRETCSHSCCDFDSDKRYFAILTGVEVVRCNGDKVDIIKHKSCRYSFGEHYIPIYLL, from the coding sequence ATGATCCGGCGATTCCTGTATATGGTCGACATCTTCGACAAATCACACGGCCCTATCTCCCGCAGGCTACGCCGCATCAACCCATCACATCTCTTCTACCCCAATGATGCACTGCCCGTGCCCcaatcgtcgtcgtcggcgacggtggtggaggACGCCCCCCTGCCTCCAATAGACATGACCTTCTGCGGGTCGACTGAGTTCATGCGTAGGAGCGACGACAAGATCGTCAGCGTCGACAGGACTACTCGCCGCGCCATCCTCTACGACCCCGCCGAGCACACCGTCCGCGTCTTGCCCTCCATGGTGGAGTACAAGTTCTGGACCAAGTCGTTCGCCGTCGGCGACGATCTCTACGTCATGGAGACGATACCGCTGCCTGACAAGGTGGATCTCGGCCGCGATGCACGGCCGGGCCGTTCTTTCGAGGCGCTCATCCACCGTGAACCACGCCCCGTCGATGGCGACAGGATAGAGGACGAGTGCTACTGGCGaccactgccgccgcctccgtacGTGCACGCCGCCGGCATAAGAACCGACGGCCAGATCTGCGGGTACGCGGTGGTCGGCGAGTCCCACATCTTGGTGTCCACCCACAGCTACGGCGCCTACTCCTTCGACACGGCGAGCGCCGCTTGGAGCAAGGTCGGCGACTGGGCGCTGCCCTTCTGCGGCCGCGCCGAGTTCGTCCCCGAGCACGGCCTCTGGCTCGGCCTCTCCGTCGCGGACGACGGCGTCCTCGGCGCGTGGGACCTGTCCTCCACCATCCACcaccagcagccgccgccggtggcccaCCACGGGTGTAAGGGCTTTGCGGTGCCGGAGGTGCCATACGCCTCACACGTCGTGCACCTTGGCGCCGGCAAACTGTGCGTTGCTAAGCTGTTCATGGTCGCTCACCACCGGGAGACCTGCAGCCATTCTTGTTGCGACTTTGACAGTGATAAAAGGTACTTCGCCATTCTCACCGGTGTGGAGGTGGTGCGCTGCAATGGCGACAAGGTTGACATCATCAAGCACAAGTCCTGCCGTTATAGCTTTGGTGAACACTACATCCCCATTTATCTACTCTAA
- the LOC136351058 gene encoding uncharacterized protein: MVRPVRKFLGPYTKDEHLKFLTLQNGKRQNRVFASLGSDIPVRVYPEIVPKLKKKKSVKPSSSDDDDDVEVEDVDEEIGEENAEEEEEEEGADEEENDSSDDSDSSNSSSDNSSDSSESDDSKTVPPPTVLADLKRKKTASSPPPEPSSKRVQFVIDSDEELDEDDIRIDLSAIHVTPIQADASFALSAKEVASLYVVAPANTVVDEDCSTQVGDTVETTNSLRADRDLVAKKAKTPVNAAEKSEAGKSAADGGVRTTGSSNPTPPPSPPFIATPSPELIQNVLGGFSERCAKDGHWLMGLPNFNELGESSHHGPNLCLNDLKYRHPLSSIGDELENVLITPDLEKEFLEENDLMSSWAALDVSAAQTASLARLQRGVARKALRAICTRRKKSLDRIAKLEKDRDYLRCKLDRMADEKKITTDLVRKLSGEKKELSEEKKLLTEEKKKLLAREKAFERKIIEYQDVARQRAESEDKMKEQVEVLEKKNKELELACKNQSEKISALELENESCRQLLLKSCETVRIALRSLGADISLLSEENTLAAVGKWFEEFSIGLKDSVTPFASRCSKTAVESLSACLLSNGCEHFTTLKADIQGMLNDEAKFAQLRDAAQPVVKAFQVLYWKKKGYEDTLRSLRASLASRSKSQPASSSQQDKDSSTPRSSAQV, from the exons ATGGTCCGCCCAGTTCGGAAATTTCTTGGCCCTTATACCAAGGATGAGCATTTGAAATTTTTGACACTTCAAAACGGGAAAAGGCAAAATCGGGTCTTTGCCTCTCTAGGCTCCGATATCCCTGTCCGGGTTTATCCTGAAATTGTCCCCaaactaaagaaaaagaaatctgTGAAGCCTTCTtcttctgatgatgatgatgatgttgaaGTGGAAGATGTTGACGAAGAAATTGGTGAAGAAAatgctgaagaagaagaagaagaggaaggagcTGATGAAGAAGAGAACGACTCGAGTGATGATAGCGACTCGAGTAACAGTTCGAGCGACAACTCGAGCGACTCGTCTGAATCTGATGATAGCAAAACAGTTCCTCCTCCTACTGTTTTAGCTGATTTGAAAAGGAAGAAAACTGCCAGCAGTCCTCCGCCTGAACCGAGTTCTAAACGAGTGCAGTTTGTTATTGACAGTGAtgaagagttggatgaagatgaTATCCGTATTGATCTTTCTGCCATCCATGTCACCCCAATTCAAGCTGATGCTAGTTTTGCCCTTTCGGCAAAAGAAGTAGCTTCACTGTATGTTGTTGCCCCAGCCAACACGGTTGTCGATGAAGATTGTTCGACCCAAGTGGGTGATACTGTTGAGACAACAAACTCTCTTCGAGCTGATAGAGACTTGGTTGCAAAAAAGGCAAAAACGCCCGTCAATGCGGCCGAAAAGTCCGAAGCAGGGAAGAGTGCTGCTGATGGAGGTGTTCGAACTACAGGTAGTTCGAACCCAACTCCACCTCCGTCACCGCCGTTCATCGCAACCCCTTCCCCAGAGCTGATACAAAACGTTCTTGGTGGTTTTAGCGAACGATGTGCAAAAGATGGACATTGGCTTATGGGTCTTCCTAATTTCAATGAACTCGGGGAAAGTAGCCATCATGGCCCAAACTTGTGTTTGAATGACCTAAAGTATCGCCACCCCCTGAGTTCGATTGGTGATGAACTCGAGAATGTTCTGATTACTCCTGATCTTGAAAAGGAGTTTTTGGAAGAAAATGATCTTATGTCCTCTTGGGCAGCACTTGATGTATCTGCTGCAcag ACTGCGAGCCTTGCTCGTCTTCAACGTGGTGTTGCTCGGAAAGCTCTTCGAGCTATTTGCACGCGACGGAAGAAATCACTTGATCGCATCGCTAAACTCGAAAAGGATCGGGATTATCTTCGCTGCAAACTTGATCGAATGGCCGACGAGAAGAAAATTACCACCGATCTCGTGCGCAAGTTAAGCGGCGAAAAGAAAGAGCTTTCCGAGGAAAAGAAGTTGCTTACTGAGGAAAAGAAGAAATTACTCGCTCGTGAAAAAGCATTCGAGCGAAAAATCATCGAGTATCAAGACGTCGCACGACAACGCGCTGAATCAGAAGACAAGATGAAGGAGCAAGTTGAGGTCTTGGAGAAGAAGAATAAAGAACTCGAActcgcctgcaaaaatcaaagCGAGAAGATATCTGCTTTAGAGCTCGAGAACGAAAGTTGCCGCCAACTTCTTCTGAAAAGTTGCGAGACCGTTCGAATCGCGTTGCGAAGTCTAGGGGCTGACATCAGCTTGCTATCGGAAGAAAATACTTTAGCAGCTGTGGGAAAATGGTTCGAGGAATTTTCCATTGGGCTAAAAGATAGCGTTACTCCCTTTGCATCTCGCTGCTCGAAAACTGCTGTGGAGAGCCTTTCGGCCTGTCTGCTTTCAAATGGGTGTGAACACTTTACCACCCTTAAAGCTGATATACAAGGTATGCTTAATGATGAGGCCAAATTTGCACAGCTTCgagatgcagctcaacccgtcGTAAAGGCTTTCCAAGTGCTTTACTGGAAGAAGAAAGGATATGAAGATACCCTGAGGTCTCTCCGAGCATCTCTTGCCTCAAGATCAAAGTCACAGCCGGCCAGTTCGAGCCAACAAGATAAAGACAGTAGTACTCCGAGGTCGAGCGCACAGGTGTGA